CGCCAGCCACCTGGCCATGGAGGCCCTGGCCGCCGTTCTCCAGAAGCTTCACCCCTGACCGCCCGGCCAGTAGATGGGCCAGCCCTGCAACTGCGCGACCTTTTCCAGATCAGGGTTGGGATTGACGGCGAAGGCGTGGCCCGCCAGGCTGAGCATGGCGGCGTCGTGGATGGAGTTGCCGAAAGATGCGTCCACCGGGCCGCGAATCTGCTCGCGGATCACGCGCGCCTTGCCTTCTCCGGTAGGCACGCGCAGCAAGCGGCCGGTGACCTGGCCGTTCTCGATGATTGCCGCGGCCGCCAGCACGCGCGCCGGCGCAATGCCGAAGCGCCCCGCCCCCGCCTCGATCACCCACTGATTGGTGGAGGAGACGGCCCACAACTCGCAGCCGGCCTCGGCCAGCCGTTGCGCTAGCCCCCGCATCTCGGGAAAGATGCGCCCCTCGACCTGCTCGCGGAAGAAGGTATCCGCCGCCTGCCGCA
This genomic window from Terriglobales bacterium contains:
- a CDS encoding haloacid dehalogenase-like hydrolase, whose protein sequence is MASPSAAEFVEAVLALAPRRAALDCDGTLWSGDAGQDFFYWSIERRLVPDEVAAWALPRYADYKAGKVGEEEMCGEMVTLYQGLSDAGLRQAADTFFREQVEGRIFPEMRGLAQRLAEAGCELWAVSSTNQWVIEAGAGRFGIAPARVLAAAAIIENGQVTGRLLRVPTGEGKARVIREQIRGPVDASFGNSIHDAAMLSLAGHAFAVNPNPDLEKVAQLQGWPIYWPGGQG